A part of Streptomyces sp. NBC_01451 genomic DNA contains:
- a CDS encoding GOLPH3/VPS74 family protein — MGRSRRSIPEELLLLALDPATGTTAQPQSLDLGLAGAQLVELAMAGRIAPDGDRIAVVVPRPTGDPTLDCALELLRRRGAPVRAVNWIGGPRLGLRQTYLSHLERCGMVHAVAGQMCGVLPTTRYQATDTEISREIRARLDTAIRTGVPPDPRTAALAALAHAVGLGKHLYPGNEGRSSRSRLRDLIRHDPMGGLVAHAVMDVQNGVAVQPRRSPAPAGRQAAPGARSAPEPARGVPMQPHRGSMARAVAL, encoded by the coding sequence ATGGGCAGGAGCCGCAGATCAATTCCGGAAGAGCTTCTTCTGCTGGCGCTGGACCCGGCCACGGGTACCACCGCACAGCCGCAGTCGCTCGACCTCGGTCTGGCCGGAGCACAGCTAGTGGAGCTGGCGATGGCCGGACGGATAGCCCCGGACGGGGATCGTATCGCCGTGGTCGTACCACGGCCGACTGGAGATCCAACACTGGACTGTGCGTTGGAACTGCTTCGCCGACGCGGAGCACCCGTACGCGCAGTGAACTGGATTGGCGGGCCCCGCCTGGGGCTGCGTCAGACCTACCTCTCGCATCTGGAGCGGTGCGGCATGGTGCATGCCGTGGCGGGACAGATGTGCGGGGTGCTTCCGACGACTCGCTATCAGGCGACGGACACGGAAATCAGCCGGGAGATCAGAGCCCGACTGGACACCGCCATCCGCACCGGCGTCCCGCCGGACCCGCGGACGGCGGCGCTCGCCGCGCTGGCCCATGCGGTCGGTCTCGGCAAGCACCTGTATCCGGGTAATGAGGGACGTTCGTCCCGCTCCCGGCTACGGGACCTGATCCGGCACGACCCCATGGGTGGCCTGGTGGCCCACGCTGTCATGGACGTGCAGAACGGCGTCGCGGTCCAACCGCGCCGCAGCCCGGCACCGGCCGGCCGTCAGGCCGCCCCCGGAGCCAGGTCCGCACCGGAGCCCGCACGCGGCGTTCCGATGCAGCCGCACCGCGGATCCATGGCGCGCGCCGTGGCTCTCTGA
- a CDS encoding helix-turn-helix domain-containing protein, which yields MASNVNPTVRRRRLGQELRRLREQKGMTAEEVAERLLVSQSKISRLENGRRSISQRDVRDLCGVYEVEDQRMVDSLMEMAKDSRQQGWWHAFGDVPYSVYIGLETDAASLRVYDPQVIPGLLQTRPYAEALITGALPETPPGDIDNRVQVRLRRQERITAVENPLRLWTVLDEAALRRVVGSRLLMREQLESLVEQSQLPHVTVQVIPFEMGAHPGLNGQYAILEFPDAADSSVVYIEGVTSDLYLEKAQDVQKYSVMYEHLRAQALNVEQSRQFIADLAKEYAR from the coding sequence ATGGCGTCCAATGTGAATCCCACCGTCAGGCGACGCCGGCTGGGCCAGGAGTTGCGCAGGCTCCGCGAACAGAAGGGCATGACGGCCGAAGAGGTCGCCGAGCGCCTGCTGGTCTCCCAGTCGAAGATCAGCAGGCTGGAGAACGGCCGCCGCAGCATCAGCCAGCGCGATGTCCGCGACCTGTGCGGGGTGTACGAGGTCGAGGACCAGCGGATGGTCGACTCCCTGATGGAGATGGCCAAGGACTCCCGTCAGCAGGGCTGGTGGCACGCGTTCGGGGACGTCCCGTACAGCGTGTACATCGGGCTGGAGACGGACGCGGCGTCGCTGCGCGTGTACGACCCCCAGGTCATCCCGGGCCTGTTGCAGACCCGCCCCTACGCGGAGGCGCTCATCACCGGCGCGTTGCCGGAGACGCCCCCCGGTGACATCGACAACCGCGTGCAGGTCCGGCTGCGCCGGCAGGAACGAATCACCGCCGTGGAGAACCCGCTGCGCCTGTGGACGGTGCTCGACGAGGCGGCGCTGCGCCGTGTCGTGGGCAGCAGGCTGCTGATGCGGGAGCAACTGGAGTCCCTGGTCGAGCAGTCCCAGCTGCCGCACGTCACGGTCCAGGTCATCCCCTTCGAGATGGGGGCGCATCCGGGCCTCAACGGCCAGTACGCGATCCTGGAGTTCCCCGACGCGGCCGATTCCAGCGTGGTCTACATCGAGGGCGTCACCAGCGACCTCTACCTGGAGAAGGCGCAGGACGTTCAGAAGTACAGCGTCATGTACGAACACTTGCGGGCACAGGCCCTGAATGTGGAGCAATCCCGGCAATTCATCGCGGACTTGGCGAAAGAGTACGCACGCTGA
- a CDS encoding DUF397 domain-containing protein, producing the protein MAIQQGATSTWTKSSYSTGNGACVEVKSPIHAALAVRDSKVPAGPTLAFPADSWNSFVTEVGRGAFDLT; encoded by the coding sequence ATGGCAATTCAGCAAGGCGCCACGAGCACCTGGACGAAGTCCTCGTACTCCACTGGCAACGGCGCGTGTGTCGAGGTCAAGTCCCCGATTCACGCGGCGCTGGCCGTCCGGGACTCCAAGGTCCCGGCGGGTCCAACGCTGGCTTTCCCGGCCGACTCATGGAACTCGTTCGTGACAGAGGTCGGCCGGGGAGCGTTCGACCTCACCTGA
- a CDS encoding SDR family oxidoreductase has protein sequence MSLLTGRTVVVSGVGAGLGRQVAAAVVRDGGNAVLGARTEAHLAKTAAELDPDGTRTAYRATDITDEEQCRALAALAGERFGRIDGVVHVAAWDSYFGGIEDADFESWASVVDVNLLGTLRMTRACLPALKERGGSVVFIGTQSAVAAPSQVRQAAYAASKGALTSAMYSLARELGPHRIRVNTVLPGWMWGPPVEAYVRFTAQGEGVPEAEVRRRLAERMALPELATDGDVADTVVFLASERARAITGQSLLVNAGELMR, from the coding sequence ATGTCGCTGCTCACAGGGAGGACCGTGGTGGTCTCGGGCGTCGGCGCCGGGCTCGGGCGTCAGGTCGCGGCGGCCGTCGTACGGGACGGGGGGAACGCCGTGCTCGGGGCGCGCACCGAGGCGCACCTCGCGAAGACCGCCGCCGAGCTCGATCCGGACGGGACGCGTACGGCGTACCGCGCGACCGACATCACCGACGAGGAGCAGTGCCGGGCGCTGGCCGCGCTGGCGGGCGAGCGGTTCGGGCGGATCGACGGGGTCGTCCATGTCGCCGCCTGGGACAGCTACTTCGGGGGGATCGAGGACGCGGACTTCGAGAGCTGGGCGAGTGTCGTCGACGTGAATCTGCTGGGCACGCTGCGGATGACGCGGGCCTGTCTGCCGGCGCTGAAGGAGCGGGGCGGGAGTGTGGTGTTCATCGGTACACAGTCCGCCGTGGCGGCGCCCTCGCAGGTGCGGCAGGCCGCGTACGCCGCCTCCAAGGGTGCGCTGACGAGCGCGATGTACTCGCTGGCGCGGGAGCTCGGGCCCCATCGGATCCGGGTCAACACCGTGCTGCCGGGGTGGATGTGGGGGCCGCCGGTGGAGGCGTACGTGCGGTTCACGGCACAGGGGGAGGGGGTACCGGAGGCCGAGGTGCGGCGGCGGCTCGCGGAGCGGATGGCGTTGCCAGAGCTGGCCACGGACGGGGATGTCGCGGACACGGTGGTGTTCCTGGCGTCGGAGCGGGCCCGGGCCATCACCGGGCAGTCTTTGCTGGTGAACGCGGGTGAACTGATGCGGTAG
- a CDS encoding sodium:solute symporter family protein: protein MNGLDWTVLIAYFGVMVAIGVWSHKRVDNVSDFFTAGGKMPWWLSGISHHMSGYSAVMFTGYAGIAYTYGVTSFVTWSFPIALGIAIGSKLFAPRINRLRSRLHVSSPLEYLKNRYDLKTQQALAWSGMLLKIVDVGAKWAAIATLLSVFTGLSLNQGILITGAITAVYCTIGGLWADALTELGQFVIQLLAGIAMFVAVVAELGDHGGFFGVWDEPALQGHGKPLVGPYGTVFLLAFLFIKLFEYNGGMLNQAQRYMATASPREAERSARLSAVLWLVWPLVLFFPMWMSPLLVQSQKPDGSDSYALMTEQLLPHGLLGLVIVGFFSHTMAMCSSDANAIAAVFTRDVAPVVWKRARAWTDSSGLTAARVTTVVFLGLSMAAATQVNSPTFKDIITVVIKWVAGLMGPMAIPMMLGLLRPFRRSGPTAALGSWSMGLLAFWLVNYPINWSVDGGVPLQYQVSIPLAVSLVLYILIGFLRPEDTPERLAIIETVNTDGDDGMAVRVPVAEPADTVPGKG, encoded by the coding sequence ATGAACGGCCTCGACTGGACCGTGCTCATCGCGTACTTCGGTGTGATGGTCGCGATCGGTGTCTGGTCCCACAAACGGGTCGACAACGTCAGCGACTTCTTCACCGCGGGCGGGAAGATGCCCTGGTGGCTGTCCGGCATCTCCCACCACATGTCCGGATACAGCGCGGTGATGTTCACCGGTTACGCCGGTATCGCCTACACGTACGGCGTCACGTCGTTTGTCACCTGGTCGTTCCCCATCGCGCTGGGCATCGCCATCGGCTCCAAGCTGTTCGCGCCGCGTATCAACCGGCTGAGGTCGCGGCTCCATGTGTCGTCACCGCTGGAGTACCTGAAGAACCGGTACGACCTGAAGACCCAGCAGGCACTGGCGTGGTCCGGGATGCTGCTGAAGATCGTGGACGTGGGCGCCAAGTGGGCGGCGATCGCCACCCTGTTGTCCGTCTTCACCGGACTGTCCCTCAACCAGGGCATCCTCATCACCGGTGCGATCACCGCCGTGTACTGCACGATCGGCGGCCTCTGGGCGGACGCGCTGACGGAGTTGGGTCAGTTCGTCATCCAACTCCTGGCGGGCATCGCGATGTTCGTCGCGGTCGTCGCCGAACTCGGCGACCACGGAGGGTTCTTCGGGGTCTGGGACGAGCCCGCGCTGCAAGGACACGGCAAGCCGCTCGTGGGCCCGTACGGCACGGTGTTCCTGCTCGCGTTCCTCTTCATCAAGCTGTTCGAGTACAACGGCGGCATGCTCAACCAGGCCCAGCGCTACATGGCCACGGCCAGTCCCCGTGAGGCCGAACGGTCGGCCCGGCTGTCGGCGGTCCTGTGGCTGGTCTGGCCGCTGGTGCTGTTCTTCCCGATGTGGATGTCTCCGCTGCTGGTCCAGTCGCAGAAGCCGGACGGGTCCGACTCCTACGCCCTGATGACCGAACAGCTGCTGCCGCACGGCCTGTTGGGGCTCGTCATCGTCGGCTTCTTCTCCCACACCATGGCCATGTGCTCGTCCGACGCGAACGCCATCGCCGCCGTCTTCACCCGGGACGTCGCGCCGGTGGTCTGGAAGCGGGCGCGGGCATGGACGGACTCGTCGGGGCTCACCGCGGCGCGCGTGACGACCGTGGTGTTCCTCGGGCTGTCCATGGCGGCGGCCACACAGGTCAACTCCCCCACGTTCAAGGACATCATCACCGTCGTCATCAAGTGGGTGGCCGGTCTGATGGGTCCGATGGCGATCCCGATGATGCTGGGTCTGCTGCGGCCGTTCCGGCGGTCGGGGCCGACGGCGGCGCTGGGCAGTTGGTCGATGGGGCTGCTCGCCTTCTGGCTGGTCAACTATCCGATCAACTGGAGTGTGGACGGCGGGGTGCCGCTCCAGTACCAGGTGTCGATCCCGCTGGCCGTCTCGCTGGTGCTGTACATCCTGATCGGCTTCCTGCGGCCCGAGGACACGCCGGAGCGGCTGGCGATCATCGAGACCGTGAACACGGACGGGGACGACGGTATGGCGGTGCGGGTGCCTGTGGCGGAGCCGGCGGACACGGTGCCCGGGAAGGGGTGA
- a CDS encoding ADP-ribosylglycohydrolase family protein: MTSGGVTGAASGAIWGRPEQQDFRSRVRGTLLGAALGDALGAPLDGLTLDSIHEAYGADGLTDLAFAYGRRGSITDLTQLTLFSLDGLIRAQVRRDTGAWHPPTDLHRAYRRWRATQSDWGPDERRKEDGWLAREEWLYARRDPALACLLGLGDETMGTLDAPKNPGEAGPEAAARSGPFGLLVGWEPQLVMQLAVECAAQTHGHPTGYLAAGAYAVIVHGLARGESLDTAVQRALALLAARPGHQQVSEALQRALGAVRQGIPSPARVADLAGAGTAEGLLSVAVYCALVGEDIRHGLSLSVNHGGPSAATGALTGGLLGALHGETALPPAWLAELEGRPTMLVLADDFAMEMTQGPALHGPAGSSPGWLTRYPRA, encoded by the coding sequence ATGACATCCGGTGGCGTGACCGGTGCCGCGTCCGGCGCCATCTGGGGCCGCCCCGAACAGCAGGACTTCCGCAGCCGGGTCCGCGGCACCCTGCTCGGCGCGGCCCTCGGCGACGCCCTGGGCGCCCCGCTCGACGGACTCACCCTCGACTCCATCCACGAGGCGTACGGCGCTGACGGACTCACCGATCTGGCCTTCGCGTACGGCAGACGCGGCTCGATCACCGATCTCACCCAGCTCACCCTCTTCAGCCTGGACGGCCTGATCCGCGCCCAGGTGCGCCGCGACACCGGCGCCTGGCACCCGCCGACCGACCTGCACCGCGCCTACCGCCGCTGGCGGGCCACCCAGAGCGACTGGGGGCCGGACGAGCGCCGCAAGGAGGACGGCTGGCTGGCCCGCGAGGAGTGGCTGTACGCCCGCCGCGACCCGGCCCTCGCCTGTCTGCTCGGCCTCGGCGACGAGACCATGGGCACCCTGGACGCGCCCAAGAACCCCGGCGAGGCCGGGCCGGAGGCGGCGGCCCGCTCGGGCCCCTTCGGACTCCTGGTCGGCTGGGAACCACAGCTCGTGATGCAGCTGGCGGTGGAGTGCGCCGCGCAGACCCACGGCCACCCGACGGGCTACCTGGCGGCGGGCGCGTACGCCGTGATCGTGCACGGCCTGGCGCGCGGCGAGAGCCTCGACACGGCGGTGCAGCGGGCGCTGGCCCTGCTGGCGGCCAGACCCGGCCACCAGCAGGTCTCGGAGGCCCTCCAGCGGGCCCTGGGGGCCGTACGCCAGGGCATCCCGTCCCCGGCGCGGGTCGCGGACCTGGCCGGCGCCGGCACGGCGGAGGGCCTCCTGTCGGTGGCGGTCTACTGCGCGCTGGTCGGCGAGGACATCCGCCACGGTCTTTCCCTGTCGGTCAACCACGGCGGCCCCTCGGCCGCGACGGGTGCGCTGACCGGCGGCCTGCTGGGCGCCCTGCACGGCGAGACGGCCCTCCCGCCCGCCTGGCTGGCGGAACTGGAGGGCCGCCCGACGATGCTGGTCCTCGCGGACGACTTCGCGATGGAGATGACCCAGGGACCGGCCCTCCACGGCCCGGCGGGATCCTCCCCGGGCTGGCTGACGAGATACCCGAGGGCGTGA
- a CDS encoding tetratricopeptide repeat protein gives MPQPPRPSMRQLIQQRRRAGFVGRGAERAAFRANFELPPDDERHRFRFHVHGNAGVGKTFLVRELEQQAKDRGALTAYVDEGVGSVPEALAVMCRQFAAQGRRFKELERLLAAHRERRHEAESAVASLESLEPQPGSPSAGGPSVGGPSAGSPSAGSLTAARMGLVGAGLIPVVGPFAGALDADRIARGADRVRAGIAARLRNQDDVQLVLAPERVLTPVLLAELDDICAAVPWIVLFFDTYERTGPFLDGWLHDIMTTDRYGDLSFPANLVLVTAGQRPFDTGRWGGFADFVTEVPLGPFTEAEARGLLADKGVTDGPVVEEVLRLTGGLPVLVSTLAEARPTDPDDIGDPSATAVERFLKWETDPVRQAAALACALPRRLDADIFRAAFPASAAGQARDDAELDLLFEWLRSLPFVSDRGDRVQYHDVVRAPMLRLQRRRSPRRWAEQHTGLAGTFARWRAEVEVPLPADELWATEEWRELRLAESYHLLCASPRTALPVVLRDVVDACDHGEVVARRWARLLVEAGDDNEAPAVRSWGHDLLDALADYGHVGDNREGGDNEQGGVLGALALLLGRAGLDARGQAVARMLRGRELRIGGEYEKALGEYEQALALDPGLERAYYGRGVTRAEQRDYAAAIADLDRADELAPDTARVLFVRGDYHRILGHHEEAGRDLDRAVALGPELAGAWASRGVTRHGTGDTEQALADLDRALELDPEHVWALVRRARVHRSRGEQAGQLADLDRAVALGPELAWVACERGDALRAADRDAEALDDYDRALELDPAYASAYASRGVSRSRLGRHDEALADLDRALELYPSYAWALVQRSVVHRRADGFEASYEDAHRAVELEPESAWALWNRGEALRCLGRFEEARADLDRALALAPDSVWAIGCRGAVLHELRLYADALADLDRAVALDPDGAWHLMRRIMTLLAVGRPEDARTDLHRYLVIGDDRAWAHHTLAQIHLLDGRPGEAATALAEAARHGLTEPAGLEELARAQRRAGEWSAARETADRMCGLHEAGGVFCLALAVAGERGREAARPVWREADRLASGWEPAEGASGFLHAVIAAGLGDWADLDERLTGLLTGTREWVDVAWLADLLNELAAAPGDPAEERERIAVRLERVRAAREAISGRYTE, from the coding sequence ATGCCCCAGCCTCCGCGCCCGTCGATGCGGCAGCTGATCCAGCAGCGCAGACGCGCCGGGTTCGTCGGCCGGGGTGCCGAACGGGCCGCGTTCCGGGCCAACTTCGAACTGCCGCCGGACGACGAACGCCACCGCTTCCGCTTCCATGTGCACGGCAACGCCGGCGTCGGAAAGACCTTCCTGGTGCGGGAGTTGGAGCAGCAGGCCAAGGACCGCGGCGCGCTCACCGCCTACGTCGACGAGGGCGTCGGCAGTGTTCCGGAGGCGCTGGCGGTGATGTGCCGTCAGTTCGCGGCGCAGGGACGGCGGTTCAAGGAACTGGAGCGGTTGCTCGCAGCCCATCGGGAGCGGCGGCACGAGGCGGAGTCCGCCGTCGCGAGCCTCGAAAGCCTTGAACCGCAACCGGGGAGTCCCTCGGCCGGCGGTCCGTCGGTCGGCGGTCCCTCAGCGGGTAGCCCCTCGGCCGGGAGTCTGACGGCTGCCCGGATGGGGCTCGTCGGCGCCGGACTCATCCCGGTCGTCGGACCGTTCGCCGGCGCACTCGACGCCGACCGGATCGCCCGGGGCGCCGACCGGGTACGGGCCGGGATCGCCGCCCGGCTGCGCAACCAGGACGACGTGCAGCTCGTCCTCGCGCCCGAGCGCGTCCTCACCCCGGTGCTGCTCGCCGAGCTGGACGACATCTGCGCCGCCGTGCCCTGGATCGTCCTGTTCTTCGACACGTACGAGCGCACCGGCCCGTTCCTCGACGGCTGGCTGCACGACATCATGACCACCGACCGCTACGGCGACCTCTCCTTCCCCGCCAACCTCGTCCTCGTCACCGCTGGTCAGCGCCCCTTCGACACCGGCCGCTGGGGCGGCTTCGCCGACTTCGTCACCGAGGTGCCGCTCGGGCCGTTCACGGAGGCCGAGGCGCGCGGACTGCTCGCCGACAAGGGTGTGACGGACGGGCCGGTCGTCGAGGAGGTGCTGCGGCTCACCGGCGGGCTGCCGGTGCTGGTGTCGACCCTCGCCGAGGCCCGCCCCACCGACCCGGACGACATCGGCGACCCGAGCGCGACCGCCGTGGAACGGTTCCTGAAGTGGGAGACCGACCCGGTCCGCCAGGCCGCCGCCCTGGCCTGCGCGCTGCCCCGGCGCCTGGACGCGGACATCTTCCGGGCCGCCTTCCCGGCTTCCGCTGCCGGGCAGGCGCGGGACGACGCCGAACTGGACCTGCTGTTCGAGTGGTTGAGGTCGCTGCCGTTCGTGAGCGACCGGGGCGACCGCGTCCAGTACCACGACGTCGTACGAGCCCCCATGCTCCGCCTCCAGCGCCGCCGCTCCCCGCGCCGCTGGGCCGAACAGCACACCGGCCTCGCCGGCACCTTCGCCCGCTGGCGCGCCGAGGTCGAAGTGCCGCTCCCCGCCGACGAGTTGTGGGCCACGGAGGAGTGGCGGGAGCTGCGGCTCGCGGAGTCGTACCACCTGCTGTGCGCGTCCCCCCGTACCGCACTGCCCGTCGTCCTGCGGGACGTCGTCGACGCCTGCGACCACGGCGAGGTGGTCGCCCGGCGGTGGGCGCGCCTTCTGGTGGAGGCGGGCGACGACAACGAGGCACCGGCGGTACGGAGTTGGGGACACGACCTCCTCGACGCGCTCGCCGACTACGGACACGTGGGGGACAACCGGGAAGGCGGGGACAACGAGCAGGGCGGGGTGCTCGGCGCGCTCGCGCTGCTGCTCGGCCGGGCCGGGCTCGACGCGCGCGGGCAGGCCGTCGCACGCATGCTGCGCGGGCGCGAACTGCGGATCGGCGGGGAGTACGAGAAGGCCCTCGGCGAGTACGAACAGGCCCTCGCCCTCGATCCCGGGCTGGAGCGCGCCTACTACGGCCGGGGCGTCACCCGTGCCGAACAGCGCGACTACGCCGCCGCCATCGCCGACCTCGACCGGGCCGACGAACTGGCCCCCGACACCGCCCGCGTCCTGTTCGTACGCGGCGACTACCACCGCATCCTCGGCCACCACGAGGAGGCCGGCCGCGACCTGGACCGGGCCGTCGCCCTCGGCCCCGAACTGGCCGGCGCCTGGGCCTCCCGGGGCGTCACCCGGCACGGCACCGGCGACACCGAACAGGCCCTCGCCGACCTCGACCGGGCCCTCGAACTGGACCCCGAGCACGTGTGGGCCCTGGTCCGGCGGGCCCGGGTGCACCGCTCGCGCGGGGAACAGGCCGGTCAACTCGCCGACCTGGACCGGGCGGTGGCCCTCGGCCCCGAGCTGGCCTGGGTCGCGTGCGAGCGGGGCGACGCGCTCCGGGCCGCCGACCGTGACGCCGAGGCCCTCGACGACTACGACCGGGCCCTCGAACTCGACCCCGCCTACGCGTCGGCGTACGCCAGCCGGGGCGTCTCCCGCAGCCGACTCGGCCGCCACGACGAGGCGTTGGCCGACCTCGACCGGGCCCTGGAGCTGTACCCGTCGTACGCCTGGGCGCTGGTGCAGCGCTCGGTGGTGCACCGGCGGGCCGACGGATTCGAGGCGTCGTACGAAGACGCCCACCGCGCGGTCGAGTTGGAGCCGGAGAGCGCGTGGGCGCTGTGGAACCGGGGTGAGGCGCTGCGCTGCCTGGGCCGGTTCGAGGAGGCGCGCGCGGACCTCGACAGGGCGCTCGCGCTGGCCCCGGACAGCGTGTGGGCGATCGGCTGCCGGGGCGCCGTACTGCACGAACTGCGCCTTTACGCGGATGCGTTGGCGGACCTGGACCGGGCGGTCGCGCTCGACCCGGACGGAGCCTGGCATCTGATGCGCCGGATCATGACCCTGCTGGCGGTGGGCCGCCCCGAGGACGCGCGCACCGACCTCCACCGCTATCTGGTGATCGGCGACGACCGGGCCTGGGCGCACCACACCCTCGCGCAGATCCACCTCCTGGACGGGCGTCCCGGCGAGGCGGCGACGGCGCTCGCGGAGGCCGCGCGGCACGGACTGACCGAACCCGCCGGACTGGAGGAGCTGGCCCGCGCCCAGCGCAGGGCGGGGGAGTGGAGTGCCGCCCGGGAGACGGCGGACCGGATGTGCGGCCTGCACGAGGCCGGCGGCGTCTTCTGCCTCGCCCTCGCGGTCGCCGGGGAGCGGGGCCGGGAGGCCGCCCGCCCGGTCTGGCGCGAGGCGGACCGGCTGGCCTCCGGCTGGGAGCCGGCCGAGGGCGCGTCCGGCTTCCTGCACGCGGTGATCGCGGCGGGCCTCGGCGACTGGGCCGACCTGGACGAACGCCTCACCGGCCTGCTCACGGGGACGAGGGAGTGGGTGGACGTGGCGTGGCTGGCCGACCTGCTGAACGAGCTGGCGGCGGCGCCGGGCGACCCGGCGGAGGAACGGGAGCGGATCGCCGTACGGCTGGAACGGGTGCGGGCGGCGCGGGAGGCGATCAGCGGGCGGTACACGGAATGA
- a CDS encoding DUF2165 domain-containing protein yields MTTTGTPHPTRTVHPPHTALTLAATLLTATVALYIALVALGNITDFDSNQQFVRHVLAMDTTFKDDDLMWRAITSKGLQDTAYVAIIVWETIAAFVLIAATWLWIRRDLEQARRISTYGLLMLMLLFGAGFIAIGGEWFAMWQSDDWNGLDAATRVITLSGLVLLVIHLPSGAPSTASTAKSTD; encoded by the coding sequence ATGACCACAACAGGTACCCCCCACCCCACCCGTACCGTCCACCCCCCACACACCGCGCTCACCCTCGCCGCGACCCTGCTGACGGCGACGGTCGCGCTGTACATCGCCCTCGTGGCGCTCGGCAACATCACCGACTTCGACTCGAATCAGCAGTTCGTGCGCCATGTCCTCGCGATGGACACCACGTTCAAGGACGACGACCTGATGTGGAGAGCCATCACCTCGAAGGGCCTCCAGGACACGGCGTACGTCGCGATCATCGTGTGGGAGACGATCGCCGCGTTCGTCCTCATCGCCGCCACCTGGCTGTGGATCCGCCGCGACCTCGAACAGGCGCGGCGCATCTCGACGTACGGCCTGCTGATGCTGATGCTGCTGTTCGGCGCCGGTTTCATCGCGATCGGCGGCGAGTGGTTCGCCATGTGGCAGTCGGACGACTGGAACGGTCTGGACGCGGCGACGCGGGTGATCACGCTGAGCGGGCTGGTGCTGCTGGTGATCCACCTGCCTTCGGGGGCACCCTCGACGGCCTCCACCGCGAAGTCCACCGACTGA
- a CDS encoding calcium-binding protein, with the protein MPSRPTGRRVGRKALRTASALTLAVTTGLTALVALPASAGAAESAATVTKGPGQTLVYTAAPGQTNKVKVDATIDGGMSLNIFFTIDDVFPIEVPGDVCRYPDPADRTRVFCDVFGGDSSSDYVALTMKLGDGNDTLAFDRYADQGRYTVALDLGAGNDSSLQTGGIDGNLVYGGPGNDNITERGKGRVWGQDGKDTISVDGEGSRADGGPGNDLIYGGAGRQTLTGGDGSDTVRGGTGNDLIHGSPGNDILYGNSGNDTIQGNSGNDKLYGGPGKDVLSGGPGRNVVRQD; encoded by the coding sequence ATGCCCTCTCGCCCCACAGGCCGCCGCGTCGGCCGAAAGGCACTCCGCACGGCCTCGGCCCTGACCCTGGCCGTCACCACTGGACTGACCGCTCTGGTCGCCCTGCCCGCCTCTGCGGGTGCCGCGGAGTCGGCGGCCACCGTGACCAAGGGCCCTGGCCAGACCCTTGTTTACACGGCGGCGCCGGGTCAGACCAACAAGGTGAAAGTCGACGCGACGATTGACGGCGGCATGTCACTCAACATCTTCTTCACCATCGACGACGTGTTTCCGATCGAGGTCCCTGGGGACGTCTGCCGCTACCCCGACCCCGCAGACCGCACCAGAGTCTTCTGCGACGTGTTCGGCGGGGACAGCTCCTCGGACTACGTGGCGCTGACCATGAAACTCGGCGACGGCAATGACACCCTCGCCTTCGACAGGTACGCCGATCAGGGCAGATACACAGTCGCGCTCGACCTCGGCGCCGGAAACGACAGTTCGCTCCAGACCGGCGGTATCGACGGCAACCTGGTCTACGGCGGACCTGGCAACGACAACATCACCGAGCGCGGCAAGGGGCGCGTCTGGGGCCAGGACGGCAAGGACACGATCTCCGTCGACGGCGAGGGAAGCCGAGCGGACGGCGGCCCGGGCAACGACCTCATCTACGGGGGCGCGGGCCGGCAGACCCTGACCGGGGGCGACGGCAGCGACACGGTCCGTGGCGGTACCGGCAACGACCTGATCCACGGCAGCCCGGGCAACGACATCCTGTACGGCAACAGCGGCAACGACACCATCCAGGGCAACAGCGGCAACGACAAGCTGTACGGCGGTCCGGGCAAGGACGTCCTCAGCGGCGGCCCCGGCCGCAACGTCGTCCGCCAGGACTGA